ctccacctctgtcTGGCAGCTCTGTTCTCCACTTTCCtttcctccctcatcctcctccccttccccgcTACCCTCCCGctttccctccccttccctctccccatccccctccaccacctccctcccctcctctctctggcagTTCTGTTCTCCACTATCCTGTCGTCTTCCCTCCACCTCCAGCCCCCCTAGGCAGCCCTCCCCCTGCTGCTCACACTGCACCACAAAGATCCTGTAGAACTCCAGCAGGACGACAAGGATGTTTTTACAGGTGAAGAAGATCATTAGCTGGTTGAGAACGTTCTCCCTGATCATGAGGTAGAGGCGGTAGATGAGGAACGGCCCGTCCTGGAGCCCCACAGTCAACAGCAGACTCCACACTTCACTGGAGCAGCACGGTGTATAGCAGGAGGGGGGAGCTCCAGGCAGTCCCTCCACTACAGCCACGCTTCCCTCCTGAGGGAAGCCGGGCTGGGACAAACAGGGCTGGAGATGGGCCTTGGGGGGACTGGTCTGGGTCAGAACCAAGGGGAACTGCATGAGGGCCCAGGAAAAGAGGGCAAGGCCCATAATGATAACGGCCCGGTTGGTCTTGACCTCGGGCTCCTTGAAGGTGTCAAAGATGTCCAGGATGTCAGCGCCCAGGCCCACGTAGACCATGAGGAGCTGGGAGAGCTGGTCGCGGGACATGTCTCCTTTGGGCATAAGCCAGCGGCCCAGCACCAATACGATGAGCATGGTCTGCTCCAGCCCTGCCGCCCAGTTCTCTGGGTCCAGCTGCAAGATGTCCTGCGtcagtcaacacaacacacaatgaAATGAGATGATACTTTGTCTTCTAAGAAAGTTACTATGTATCTTTAAAAATGCTCCTTAACCAGAAGATAAAATGTACACATTAGAGCCTTGAAGAGGGAATTCATCCTGACTAAACTGTCATTATCTTGTGCTCCAAGATTCAAATAAATTCTGTCTCCAAACTTCAAAAGTAGCCATGAGGCAAAAAATTCCACCAAAAAAATCCCATAAGATCGAAATAGCCCCAAAATGATCATCACAGAAATATCTGAGAGTATCTTCAAGTGAGTCTAATCCAGACTTCTCAATCAATCACATCTCAATCAATGTGTCAATTACATTTCCCTCATCCTCCCTTATAATGTATTAATCCCTAGAGATTCACATCTTATCTGTGATCAGGTATCAGTTAATTGTTGCTGTGGGGAGGGGGTTGTAGTGTGATACCTACCGCTGAGATGGGGATGTGAGCCAGCAGCTCTTCTAGCTCGGGGCCAGAGGAGATGTTGACAGGGAGCTTGTACTGCAGCAGGCTGAGCTCCAGGAACCAAATGGAGGGGATGACGGTACTGAGGTAGAGGAAAACCATGGGGGAGAACCTAAAAGCAAAGCGAcgaggagggaagggggaagcTATTTTTAGCAACACACACACGTTTTTTTTGGCCAGTCAGTATAAGAAGTAAGCCTTACAGAAGTGTCCCATTTCAGACGGCCAATTATTCTCATCATGTATGCAAATCCCACTTGACAGTGCAAAGCCTTCTCCATGAGGAAAGAACTTcaaagtgagagggagagaggggcctGGAGTAAGTTAACGTCTCAGCATGCCCCTCCGCACATGGAGGAAATATGAAGGCTGGCTTCTGCAGTATCATTAGGATCGATGGAGGAATCATTCCTCTGTTGCGTTAGAATCGGCAATGGCATAATTTCCTGTCATCCCTTTGAAGGGTGTGGAGCAGAGGTCATCCAGTATTTATGTTCATTCAGTTCAGGGCCCTGAGCCATGCAGGAGACGACGGTTTGAAAAGGAGTAAGAGTAGCATAAATAGACTGGCTTTTCATGGAAAATGACAGTTAATCCAGCAAGCGAGATAGTCAGAGTGTTGTTGAAGGACATATCATATTTTTAGGGAGATATACTGTGTACATAGAGATGGAGAGctatacatggagagagagagagagagagaggggaaagatatTTTGGATGCATACAATAAGTGGCTCACTATAGCTGCAGCTCACCACCTCATAAAAGAGTTCCACCAGTACAGTGGTGAGGTCAATATCCCAATAGAAAAAGGTTCATGTGGAGACAACTACAACCCTTCAATCCCAATTCCACCCCTGTAAAAAACAGGCAGAGCTGTGTAGACTGTGAAGACAGCCAGGCCAACGGGTTTATTTGCTAATGTCTTTCTATCTAACATTTCCATTTATCGCAACATGAACAGGAGAGGATTTTTTTTTCCTTGCATGAAATTAATGAGTTCATTTGTGTGGTTAATCATTATTACAATTGCTGTGTAACCCTGGGGCTGTTTGATTGTTTTTCATTAGGTTTTCCACTTGGGCTACGACTCCCAAGACAGGAATAGATAATAAAGATTGTGCAAAAATGGATGTGCCACTGTAAGTCTTACATTGTGtattttgtgtgtgggtgtgggtgtgcgtgtgggtgtgggtgtgtgggtgtgcgtgtgcatgtgggtgtgcgtgtgtgcactgTGAAAATTATGGAGAATAGATTGAGGAGGACGCTTTATCGAGATCATGCACTATAATGGAGCAGAGGGCTTCTAAATGagttgatgatgtgtgtgtgtatatgaattGGAAGTAAGTGTAGTATGAGTGGCTGATGTTAGAGGGACAAGTTACTGCCTTGTGGCTTTATACAAGGCAAAAGGAGGAAGCACTGGCAAATTCATGTGTTCATTCTTACATAACATTGGTACCAGAAACAGTTTGGCTAATACTTTTCTTTGCCAACAGGAATAATGCATTTTAATGCAGTCATTATAAGACTTAATTGTGTATGATAGGTAATGATTATCATTATTAGCTTTGTGTCATTGCTGTAGAAGGCACTGTAAGGCTATAGATGTTATATAGACGTTACCATTTCCACTCTGCATTGCGGGTACACTTGATGGTGACTGCCATCTCCACCCCCAGCAGAGCCACGCCCATCAGCAGCAGCCAATAGAGGGGCTCCCCTTTGACGGCGACCACACGCCACACGGTCACCACCCCATGCACAGCAAACAGGAAACGGCTCAGCAGAGCCAGCAGGAAGTTGATGATGCGACACATCCTGTCT
This genomic stretch from Oncorhynchus kisutch isolate 150728-3 linkage group LG24, Okis_V2, whole genome shotgun sequence harbors:
- the LOC109869734 gene encoding transmembrane protein 26-like, which codes for MCRIINFLLALLSRFLFAVHGVVTVWRVVAVKGEPLYWLLLMGVALLGVEMAVTIKCTRNAEWKWFSPMVFLYLSTVIPSIWFLELSLLQYKLPVNISSGPELEELLAHIPISADILQLDPENWAAGLEQTMLIVLVLGRWLMPKGDMSRDQLSQLLMVYVGLGADILDIFDTFKEPEVKTNRAVIIMGLALFSWALMQFPLVLTQTSPPKAHLQPCLSQPGFPQEGSVAVVEGLPGAPPSCYTPCCSSEVWSLLLTVGLQDGPFLIYRLYLMIRENVLNQLMIFFTCKNILVVLLEFYRIFVVQCEQQGEGCLGGLEVEGRRQDSGEQNCQREEGREGPHLAFHLDGYLGDWDADGESRR